The Agromyces atrinae genome window below encodes:
- the recR gene encoding recombination mediator RecR, which produces MYEGVVQDLIDELGRLPGIGPKSAQRIAFHIVQTQNFDVSHLAEVLMTVREKVRFCEICGNVAEQATCSICRDPRRNPALICVVEEAKDVVAVERTREFRGLYHVLGGAISPIDGIGPDELRIRQLMQRLADGTVTEVIIATDPNLEGEATATYLSRLLTTLEIRVTRLASGLPVGGDLEYADEVTLGRAFEGRRIVS; this is translated from the coding sequence GTGTACGAGGGAGTCGTCCAAGACCTCATCGACGAACTGGGCCGCCTGCCCGGCATCGGTCCGAAGTCCGCTCAGCGCATCGCGTTCCACATCGTCCAGACGCAGAACTTCGACGTGTCCCACCTCGCCGAGGTGCTCATGACGGTGCGCGAGAAGGTGCGATTCTGCGAGATCTGCGGAAACGTCGCCGAACAGGCGACGTGCTCGATCTGCCGCGACCCGCGCCGCAATCCCGCGCTCATCTGCGTCGTCGAGGAGGCGAAGGACGTCGTCGCCGTCGAACGCACGCGTGAGTTCCGTGGTCTCTACCACGTGCTCGGCGGTGCGATCAGCCCGATCGACGGCATCGGCCCCGACGAGCTGCGCATCCGTCAGCTCATGCAGCGCCTCGCCGACGGCACGGTCACCGAGGTCATCATCGCGACCGACCCGAACCTCGAGGGCGAGGCGACCGCGACCTACCTCAGCCGACTGCTGACGACCCTCGAGATCCGCGTCACGCGACTGGCGTCCGGCCTCCCGGTCGGCGGAGATCTCGAGTATGCCGACGAGGTCACCCTCGGTCGCGCCTTCGAGGGTCGACGCATCGTCAGCTGA
- a CDS encoding aspartate kinase — MSLIVQKYGGSSVADAESIKRVAKRIVEARKAGNDVVVAVSAMGDTTDDLLDLAHEVAPIPAPRELDMLLTSGERISMALLAMAIKSQGYDARSFTGSQAGMITDATHGAARIVEVTPVRLREALDEGAIVIVAGFQGFSRDTRDITTLGRGGSDTTAVALAAALEADVCEIYTDVDGIFTSDPRVVPNAKKIARITSEEMLELAASGAKVLHIRAVEYARRHKVKLHVRSSFTHDEGTIVYDPAWAEGEENMEEAIIAGVATDLSEAKITVVGVPDVPGVAAKIFTTVAKTNANVDMIVQNVSAATTGRTDISFTLPKGEGERALTALSNEKASLGFEGLQYDDQIGKLSLVGNAMRSNAGVSARLFEALFEAGINIEMISTSEIRISVVTRADTVSAAARAVHTAFELDGDAEAVVHGGTGR, encoded by the coding sequence GTGAGCCTGATCGTGCAGAAGTACGGCGGTTCATCCGTCGCCGACGCGGAGAGCATCAAGCGCGTCGCGAAGCGGATCGTCGAAGCGCGGAAGGCCGGTAACGACGTCGTCGTCGCCGTCTCGGCGATGGGCGACACGACCGACGACCTGCTCGACCTCGCCCACGAGGTCGCCCCGATCCCCGCTCCGCGCGAGCTCGACATGCTGCTCACCTCGGGCGAGCGCATCTCGATGGCGCTGCTCGCCATGGCCATCAAGAGCCAGGGCTACGACGCGCGTTCGTTCACCGGCAGCCAGGCCGGCATGATCACGGATGCCACGCACGGCGCGGCGCGCATCGTCGAGGTCACCCCCGTTCGTCTGCGCGAGGCGCTCGACGAGGGTGCCATCGTCATCGTCGCCGGGTTCCAGGGCTTCAGCCGCGACACCCGTGACATCACGACGCTCGGCCGCGGCGGCTCCGACACGACGGCCGTCGCCCTCGCGGCAGCCCTCGAGGCCGACGTGTGCGAGATCTACACCGATGTCGACGGCATCTTCACGTCCGACCCGCGAGTGGTGCCGAACGCGAAGAAGATCGCGCGCATCACGAGCGAAGAGATGCTCGAGCTCGCGGCATCCGGCGCCAAGGTCCTGCACATCCGCGCCGTCGAGTACGCGCGCCGTCACAAGGTCAAGCTGCACGTGCGTTCGTCGTTCACGCACGACGAGGGAACGATCGTCTACGACCCGGCGTGGGCCGAAGGAGAAGAGAACATGGAAGAAGCCATCATCGCCGGTGTCGCCACCGATCTGAGCGAGGCGAAGATCACCGTCGTCGGCGTGCCCGACGTGCCCGGTGTCGCCGCGAAGATCTTCACGACCGTCGCGAAGACCAACGCGAACGTCGACATGATCGTGCAGAACGTGTCGGCGGCGACCACGGGCCGCACCGACATCTCGTTCACCCTGCCGAAGGGCGAGGGCGAGCGCGCCCTCACCGCGCTCAGCAACGAGAAGGCGTCGCTCGGCTTCGAGGGCCTCCAGTACGACGACCAGATCGGCAAGCTCTCGCTCGTCGGCAACGCGATGCGCTCGAACGCCGGCGTCTCGGCGCGTCTGTTCGAGGCGCTCTTCGAGGCGGGCATCAACATCGAGATGATCTCGACGAGCGAGATCCGCATCTCGGTCGTCACGCGTGCCGACACGGTGAGTGCCGCGGCTCGCGCGGTGCACACCGCGTTCGAGCTCGACGGCGACGCCGAAGCCGTCGTGCACG